The Panacibacter microcysteis genome includes a window with the following:
- a CDS encoding TonB-dependent receptor, translating into MISKTLCFFIVCLLAAGYVNAQNVSLVVKITDEQHLNLPGATVTLNNNRYVAISDKTGAATFTAIPQGSYQLVIKYIGYSDYTNTVVADKRINEVEVTLTAGVQELKGVVVLGDRLKGQAKALNQQKNSGNITNIISADQVGRFPDANIGDAIKRVPGITMQNDQGEARNIVVRGMGPEFNSVSLNGERIPSAEGDNRRIQMDLIPADMIQTIEVNKTLTADMDADAIGGSVNLVTRAAPNGLRISGTLAGGYNPVRKTFIGTGSFILGNRFFSNKLGAVLSGSYNNNKYGSDNIEATWAKDANGKVFVDDNDIRVYDEWRIRRSLSLSLDWKLNPVNTIYLTGMYNWRDDRENRFRLRHRYRGDEEDYADDLIYDNNGNITGYNNGEVLRQTKGGIDNDRVQERRLEDQRVRSLSLAGDHLLGTLKLDWSVQYAKASEKRPNERYISMGLRDITISQDISDETRPLMTDATPLSDYTRLNELTEQFQDQYEEDINAKLGFSIPLSVVKNQKGNLLFGGRLRHKIKQRNNNFFSYEPIGDNEGNYANISLFPLTDKTNSNFYPGNKYVAGSFITPGYLGKVDLANSNLYEQSDEPGEYLAQNFTAKEVITAGYAELRQYFTKQFSANIGIRVENTAINYTGNIVEDEEDLKGQSSLKNSYVNVLPDVNLRYQVSNNFILKAAWTNGIARPRYYDLVPYFNINPNDLELSVGNPELEPVKSMNFDLMAENYFKSVGLVSGGVFYKKLNNFFYTYIDNNFTRSDFARAFPTVDNPIEEGDNWDFSQRRNGDGATIWGAEVAFQRQLDFLGGFWKGFGVYVNYTYTHSKADGIYNGGELVRSDVKLPGAAPHMFNASLSYENKKVVVRLSGNFTSAYVDDGDDAGYNEDAFFDRYYDKQFFLDANASYAFTPKLRVFAEANNLTNQPLRYYQGVKDRTAQLEFYGPRFNLGVKFDLTKK; encoded by the coding sequence ATGATCTCTAAAACGCTGTGTTTCTTTATTGTATGCCTGTTAGCTGCAGGATATGTAAATGCGCAAAACGTATCGCTGGTTGTAAAAATAACCGACGAGCAACACCTTAATCTTCCCGGTGCCACAGTAACGCTGAATAATAACAGGTATGTCGCTATTTCCGATAAAACGGGTGCAGCCACTTTTACTGCCATACCGCAGGGTTCTTACCAGCTGGTGATAAAATATATTGGCTACAGTGATTACACAAATACCGTGGTGGCCGATAAACGAATCAATGAAGTAGAAGTTACCTTAACAGCGGGTGTACAGGAATTGAAAGGCGTTGTTGTACTTGGCGACCGGCTTAAAGGACAGGCGAAAGCGTTAAACCAGCAGAAGAACAGTGGTAACATCACGAATATTATCAGTGCAGACCAGGTAGGGCGTTTTCCGGATGCAAATATTGGCGATGCTATAAAACGTGTGCCCGGTATAACCATGCAGAACGACCAGGGCGAAGCCAGGAATATTGTTGTAAGAGGTATGGGCCCTGAATTCAATTCCGTGTCTTTAAACGGCGAGCGTATTCCTTCTGCAGAAGGCGATAACAGGCGCATACAAATGGACCTGATACCAGCCGATATGATACAGACAATTGAAGTAAACAAAACACTTACTGCTGATATGGATGCCGATGCCATCGGCGGTTCTGTAAATCTTGTTACCCGTGCAGCGCCCAATGGCCTGCGTATATCCGGTACATTGGCTGGTGGTTATAATCCTGTAAGAAAAACATTCATTGGTACCGGAAGTTTCATTCTTGGCAACAGGTTTTTCAGTAATAAATTAGGTGCAGTACTTAGCGGCTCGTACAATAACAATAAGTATGGATCTGACAATATAGAAGCCACATGGGCCAAAGATGCAAATGGTAAAGTGTTTGTTGACGATAACGATATAAGGGTGTACGACGAGTGGCGTATCCGCAGAAGCCTTTCTCTTTCGCTCGACTGGAAACTAAACCCGGTGAACACCATCTACCTTACCGGCATGTATAACTGGAGAGACGACAGGGAAAACCGTTTCCGCCTGCGCCATCGCTACAGGGGCGATGAAGAAGATTATGCAGATGATCTTATCTATGACAACAATGGAAATATCACCGGTTACAATAATGGCGAGGTATTGCGCCAGACAAAAGGAGGTATCGATAACGATCGTGTACAGGAACGCAGGCTTGAAGACCAGCGTGTGCGTTCACTTTCATTGGCCGGCGATCATTTGCTTGGAACGCTTAAGCTTGACTGGTCTGTGCAATATGCCAAAGCTTCTGAGAAAAGACCAAATGAAAGGTATATATCTATGGGTTTGAGAGATATTACTATTTCGCAGGATATTTCAGACGAGACAAGACCATTGATGACGGATGCGACCCCGCTGAGTGATTATACAAGATTAAACGAACTGACAGAGCAATTCCAGGACCAGTACGAAGAAGACATCAATGCAAAACTTGGTTTCAGTATTCCGTTATCTGTCGTAAAAAATCAAAAAGGTAATTTGTTGTTTGGCGGGCGTTTACGACATAAAATAAAACAGCGCAACAACAATTTCTTTTCATACGAGCCGATTGGTGACAATGAAGGTAATTATGCCAACATTTCCCTATTCCCATTAACAGATAAAACCAACAGCAACTTTTATCCGGGTAATAAGTATGTTGCCGGCTCATTTATAACACCCGGCTATTTAGGCAAAGTAGATCTTGCCAACAGCAATCTTTATGAGCAGAGCGATGAGCCGGGCGAATATCTTGCCCAAAACTTTACAGCGAAGGAAGTGATAACAGCCGGTTATGCAGAGCTAAGACAATATTTCACCAAGCAGTTTTCTGCGAATATTGGTATACGCGTTGAAAACACTGCCATCAATTACACAGGTAATATTGTAGAAGATGAGGAAGACCTGAAGGGACAGTCATCGTTAAAGAACAGCTATGTAAATGTACTGCCTGATGTAAACCTTCGTTACCAGGTTTCGAATAACTTTATTTTAAAAGCTGCATGGACAAACGGCATTGCCCGCCCGAGGTATTATGATCTTGTTCCTTACTTTAACATTAATCCAAATGATCTTGAGCTAAGTGTTGGTAACCCGGAACTGGAGCCGGTGAAGTCAATGAACTTCGACCTGATGGCAGAAAACTATTTTAAATCTGTAGGCCTTGTATCAGGCGGGGTGTTTTATAAAAAGCTCAACAACTTTTTTTATACTTACATTGATAACAATTTTACCCGCAGCGACTTTGCCCGGGCCTTTCCTACGGTTGATAACCCGATAGAAGAAGGAGACAACTGGGATTTCTCTCAAAGAAGAAACGGCGATGGTGCAACTATATGGGGCGCAGAAGTTGCCTTTCAGCGCCAGCTTGATTTTCTCGGTGGTTTCTGGAAAGGATTTGGCGTATATGTAAATTATACGTACACCCATTCCAAGGCTGATGGTATTTATAACGGAGGAGAACTTGTACGCAGCGATGTAAAACTTCCGGGAGCGGCGCCGCACATGTTTAATGCATCGCTTTCTTATGAAAATAAGAAGGTAGTGGTACGCCTGTCAGGAAACTTTACTTCTGCGTATGTAGATGATGGTGATGACGCAGGATATAATGAAGATGCATTCTTTGACCGCTACTACGATAAACAATTTTTTCTCGATGCAAATGCGTCTTATGCTTTTACACCCAAATTGCGTGTATTTGCTGAAGCAAATAATTTAACCAACCAGCCTTTGCGGTATTACCAGGGTGTAAAAGACAGAACCGCACAACTGGAGTTTTATGGTCCGCGTTTTAACCTTGGTGTAAAATTCGATCTCACCAAAAAATAA
- a CDS encoding phytase — MKRTFECILFVYFLCCACTNIKKQTAGVNEQVLKPAVVTDTVIEDSDDPAIWINKQDVSKSFILGTDKSNDNGGVYVFDLAGKINESLTVKGLKRINNVDVAYGLQLGGSKTDIAVATERGTNRIRVFSLPGMKLVDGGGIEVFKDEQERGPMGIALYTRPADGSIYAIVSRKSGPLQGYLQQYLLHDDGTGKVTGDLVRSFGTYSGKKEIESVAVDNELGFVYYSDEQTGIRKYFADPAKGNDEIAMFGSGQFKEDNEGISIYQLTDTTGYILVSDQSANRFNIYPREGNRHQLLASVAVSTNQSDGSDVTYVSLPGFEGGMFVAMSTDKTFQYYRWTDIALKAGLKVRK, encoded by the coding sequence ATGAAAAGAACGTTTGAATGTATCTTGTTTGTTTACTTTTTATGTTGTGCGTGTACCAATATAAAAAAGCAAACGGCAGGCGTTAATGAACAGGTACTGAAGCCTGCAGTAGTTACTGATACCGTGATAGAAGATAGTGATGATCCTGCTATATGGATCAACAAACAGGATGTAAGCAAAAGTTTTATACTTGGTACAGACAAGAGTAACGACAATGGTGGTGTATATGTTTTTGACCTTGCAGGTAAAATTAATGAAAGCCTTACGGTGAAAGGACTTAAGCGTATAAACAATGTAGATGTAGCATACGGTTTGCAACTGGGGGGCAGTAAAACAGATATTGCTGTTGCTACAGAAAGAGGCACTAACCGCATACGTGTTTTCAGCCTGCCAGGTATGAAGCTGGTTGATGGTGGCGGTATAGAAGTATTTAAAGATGAACAGGAACGCGGCCCTATGGGTATAGCATTGTATACACGGCCTGCAGACGGAAGTATTTATGCCATCGTGAGTCGGAAATCCGGCCCGTTGCAGGGCTACCTTCAACAATATCTTTTGCATGATGATGGCACCGGCAAGGTAACAGGCGACCTTGTAAGAAGCTTTGGAACTTACTCTGGTAAAAAAGAAATAGAATCTGTTGCAGTAGATAATGAACTTGGATTTGTGTACTACTCAGATGAGCAAACAGGCATCAGGAAATATTTTGCAGATCCTGCAAAAGGTAATGATGAAATAGCAATGTTTGGCAGCGGGCAATTCAAAGAAGACAATGAAGGTATTTCGATCTATCAGCTTACCGATACTACCGGTTATATTCTTGTATCTGACCAATCCGCGAACCGATTTAATATTTATCCCCGTGAAGGCAACCGCCACCAACTGCTGGCCTCGGTGGCTGTAAGCACCAACCAGAGTGATGGTAGTGATGTAACGTATGTAAGCCTGCCGGGCTTTGAAGGTGGAATGTTTGTGGCGATGAGCACAGATAAAACATTCCAGTATTACCGCTGGACAGATATTGCTTTGAAGGCGGGATTAAAAGTCCGTAAATAA
- a CDS encoding energy transducer TonB has translation MTNALKKLSRFLCLFYFSFSAYTLHAQSLPVYIKQISKKFNAEEATIRINNKLADYSALSGIADTLLLKVELYQKKEAIALYGKEEGRNGVLLVTLRKHADERRGTPQYIYHKNGDSTYCEQQTPATLDHDTTGKSWLNFLVKNLNAAAPVDAGSPPGLYIVYITFTVDAEGNVTDLQIPEDPGYGTSKEVRRLMKTSPKWQPGTCNGNIILYRAIQRVTFMVNEG, from the coding sequence ATGACCAACGCTCTTAAAAAACTCAGCAGGTTTTTATGCCTGTTTTACTTTTCTTTTTCTGCTTACACCTTACATGCCCAGTCGCTGCCCGTTTACATTAAGCAGATCAGCAAAAAATTTAATGCAGAGGAAGCCACTATTCGTATAAACAATAAGCTGGCAGATTACAGTGCACTTTCAGGCATAGCAGATACATTGCTGCTAAAGGTTGAACTGTATCAGAAAAAAGAAGCTATTGCCTTATATGGCAAAGAGGAAGGCCGCAATGGTGTGCTGCTTGTAACACTACGCAAGCATGCCGATGAAAGGCGCGGCACCCCGCAATACATTTACCATAAAAACGGAGACTCTACTTATTGTGAGCAACAAACCCCCGCCACACTGGATCATGATACAACCGGCAAAAGCTGGTTAAACTTCCTGGTTAAGAATCTTAATGCAGCTGCGCCGGTTGATGCAGGTAGTCCACCCGGTTTGTACATCGTTTATATAACATTTACTGTTGATGCAGAAGGAAATGTTACAGATTTGCAGATACCGGAAGATCCCGGTTACGGCACATCTAAAGAAGTCAGGCGTTTAATGAAAACATCTCCCAAATGGCAACCTGGCACATGTAATGGAAATATTATTCTTTACCGTGCCATTCAAAGGGTAACGTTTATGGTTAATGAAGGATAA
- a CDS encoding response regulator transcription factor: MNKLVHIIEDDTTTLMVLKQYISKHGYQVNADYNGDGLDLEAPPPMLYLIDVNLKGKNGIDICKQIKELQPETPAIIISANKEVGAFISVCNANGFLPKPLDIDEVLATIDRFAHN; the protein is encoded by the coding sequence ATGAATAAACTGGTACACATTATTGAAGATGATACGACAACATTGATGGTATTGAAACAATACATCAGCAAACATGGTTACCAGGTAAATGCTGATTATAACGGAGATGGTCTTGACCTGGAAGCACCACCACCTATGCTTTACCTGATCGACGTAAACCTGAAAGGAAAAAACGGCATAGATATTTGCAAACAAATAAAAGAACTGCAGCCTGAAACACCGGCTATTATTATTTCTGCCAATAAAGAAGTGGGTGCGTTTATCAGCGTTTGTAACGCTAACGGCTTTTTGCCCAAGCCGCTTGATATTGATGAAGTACTTGCAACAATTGACCGCTTTGCGCACAATTAG
- a CDS encoding ferritin-like domain-containing protein, with amino-acid sequence MEKASSKTTTKKSTRSAGAKTNKEMSPVLHEFFVDELKDIYWAEKHLTKALPKMQKAATSKELQEAFATHLEQTKVQIERLEQIFESLGEKAVAKKCEAMEGIVKEGESIIEDTEKGTATRDVGLILAAQKVEHYEIATYGGLHQLAVTMGHDEVAGILEQTLNEEKETDQLLTGIAEEHVNYDANSEG; translated from the coding sequence ATGGAAAAAGCATCTTCAAAAACAACGACAAAAAAATCTACCCGTAGTGCCGGAGCAAAAACAAATAAAGAAATGAGCCCTGTGCTGCATGAATTTTTTGTAGACGAACTAAAAGATATTTATTGGGCAGAAAAGCATTTGACAAAAGCGCTTCCTAAAATGCAGAAAGCGGCAACATCAAAAGAACTGCAGGAAGCGTTTGCCACACACCTTGAGCAAACTAAAGTACAGATCGAAAGATTAGAACAGATTTTTGAATCATTGGGAGAAAAGGCTGTTGCAAAAAAATGCGAGGCTATGGAAGGCATTGTTAAAGAAGGAGAATCTATTATTGAAGACACAGAAAAAGGCACTGCAACAAGAGATGTAGGTCTTATCCTGGCTGCTCAAAAAGTAGAACACTACGAAATTGCAACTTACGGTGGTTTACACCAGCTTGCAGTAACAATGGGGCACGATGAAGTTGCCGGTATACTGGAGCAGACATTGAATGAAGAGAAAGAAACTGATCAGTTGCTTACAGGTATTGCGGAAGAGCATGTTAACTACGATGCCAACAGCGAAGGATAA
- a CDS encoding pyridoxamine 5'-phosphate oxidase family protein, whose product MGDKKNLYSKEAIEKLKALAESADICMFVTNLDKRPMSARPMSTQEVDDEGNLWFLSKASSDKNEEIRDNDEVQLFYSNKTSAEFLSVYGRAVIMRDREKTKEIWTPMAKAWFTEGIDDPEVSIIQVIPEDTYYWDTKSNKFVSLVKIATAVVTGKTMDDGVQGKINVH is encoded by the coding sequence ATGGGAGACAAAAAAAATTTATACAGCAAAGAAGCGATAGAAAAATTAAAGGCATTGGCAGAGTCGGCAGATATATGCATGTTTGTAACAAATCTTGATAAACGCCCGATGTCTGCACGACCGATGAGTACACAGGAAGTAGACGATGAAGGAAACCTCTGGTTCCTGAGCAAGGCCTCAAGCGACAAGAACGAAGAGATACGGGATAATGACGAGGTGCAACTTTTCTATTCTAATAAAACAAGCGCCGAATTCTTAAGCGTGTACGGGCGTGCAGTAATTATGCGCGACAGGGAAAAAACAAAAGAAATATGGACACCAATGGCCAAGGCATGGTTTACTGAGGGCATAGACGATCCGGAAGTGTCTATCATCCAGGTTATTCCAGAAGACACCTATTACTGGGATACAAAAAGCAACAAGTTTGTATCACTGGTTAAAATAGCTACTGCTGTTGTTACAGGCAAAACAATGGATGATGGTGTGCAGGGAAAAATAAATGTTCATTAG
- a CDS encoding transketolase, which produces MKDTATLQQKANLLRKWSMISTTEAGSGHPTSCLSAADITAVLFDRYFTYDIDQPLNIYNDRFILSKGHAAPLLYALFGMCGAYPLEELKTLRKFNSRFEGHPVPRFEFADAATGSLGQGLSVGAGIALASKREKINNHIYVLCGDGELAEGQVWEAANFASFHKLDNLVAILDINRLAQSGETMFGHHVDEYANRFRAFGFDVFVIDGHNLEEIDNTLSLANRNSNGKPVAIVASTFKGKGISFLEDKDGWHGKPLKKEDLKKALKELGNVSDQLSFDIRKPAKSKISKASRINISSPMHFEKEKEYATREVFGEVLAGIGKNAALIYALDADVKNSTFTENFMEASPQRFVECYIAEQNMVSAAVGLSRIGKIPVVATFGAFLTRAADQVRMARVSEANIKFAGSHVGVSIGEDGPSQMALEDIALFGAVPGTVILQPADAVSTEKLVPAMLNHRGFVYIRTLRPKTPVLYGAEEKFTIGGSKILKSSSDDVLTIAASGITVFEALAAAEKLRKEKINIRVVDCYCINPVDKKTLLQCTKETRQPIVVSVEDHFMHGGLGDFIAAALAGEQCTVHKMAVAKISQSGTKDQLLNEAGIDASAIITMVKTLIR; this is translated from the coding sequence ATGAAAGATACTGCTACACTTCAGCAAAAGGCGAATTTATTGCGTAAATGGTCAATGATCTCCACTACAGAAGCAGGTTCTGGTCACCCCACATCCTGCCTGTCTGCTGCAGATATAACTGCGGTATTGTTCGACAGGTATTTCACTTATGACATAGACCAGCCGCTCAATATTTACAACGACCGGTTCATACTCTCCAAAGGTCATGCTGCACCGCTGCTGTATGCACTGTTTGGCATGTGCGGTGCCTACCCGCTGGAAGAACTAAAAACACTGCGCAAATTCAACAGCCGTTTCGAAGGCCATCCCGTACCACGTTTTGAGTTTGCTGATGCAGCAACAGGTTCCTTAGGCCAGGGGTTATCTGTTGGGGCGGGCATTGCGCTTGCATCAAAAAGGGAAAAAATCAACAACCATATTTATGTGCTTTGCGGCGATGGCGAACTTGCAGAAGGACAAGTATGGGAAGCAGCAAACTTTGCCTCTTTTCATAAGCTGGATAATCTCGTGGCCATACTCGACATCAACAGGTTGGCCCAAAGTGGCGAAACAATGTTTGGCCACCATGTAGATGAATACGCCAACAGATTTCGTGCATTTGGTTTTGATGTATTTGTTATTGATGGCCATAACCTGGAAGAAATAGACAACACATTGTCTTTAGCCAACAGGAACAGCAACGGTAAGCCTGTAGCCATTGTAGCCAGTACGTTTAAGGGTAAAGGCATTTCGTTCCTTGAAGACAAAGATGGCTGGCATGGTAAGCCTCTTAAGAAAGAAGACCTCAAAAAAGCATTGAAAGAACTGGGCAATGTCAGTGATCAGTTAAGCTTCGACATTCGTAAACCCGCTAAAAGCAAAATCTCGAAAGCCTCGAGAATTAATATTTCATCACCCATGCATTTTGAAAAAGAGAAGGAATATGCAACACGTGAAGTATTTGGTGAGGTGTTGGCCGGTATTGGCAAAAATGCAGCCCTGATCTACGCGTTGGATGCAGATGTAAAAAACTCAACCTTCACAGAAAATTTTATGGAAGCCAGCCCACAACGCTTTGTCGAATGCTACATCGCCGAACAAAATATGGTATCCGCCGCAGTGGGTCTATCCAGAATTGGCAAAATACCCGTGGTGGCAACCTTTGGTGCGTTTCTTACAAGAGCTGCAGACCAGGTAAGAATGGCGAGGGTTTCTGAAGCCAACATCAAATTCGCAGGCTCGCATGTTGGTGTGTCCATAGGTGAAGATGGTCCCTCTCAAATGGCCCTGGAAGATATTGCATTGTTTGGCGCAGTACCCGGTACAGTCATTTTGCAGCCTGCTGATGCTGTTTCAACGGAAAAACTGGTACCGGCTATGTTGAACCATCGCGGGTTTGTTTACATACGCACACTCAGGCCAAAAACACCTGTACTTTATGGTGCAGAAGAAAAATTTACCATCGGCGGTTCTAAAATACTTAAAAGCTCATCTGATGATGTATTAACGATTGCCGCGTCTGGCATAACAGTTTTTGAAGCACTGGCCGCCGCGGAAAAACTACGAAAGGAAAAAATCAATATCAGGGTTGTCGATTGCTACTGCATCAATCCTGTTGACAAAAAAACATTGCTGCAATGCACCAAAGAAACAAGACAGCCAATCGTTGTTTCGGTTGAAGACCATTTTATGCACGGCGGGCTTGGAGATTTTATTGCTGCTGCTTTAGCCGGCGAACAATGTACCGTGCACAAAATGGCTGTGGCAAAAATTTCTCAGTCAGGTACAAAAGATCAACTTTTAAACGAAGCAGGCATAGATGCATCAGCAATTATTACAATGGTTAAGACATTAATACGCTGA
- a CDS encoding NAD(P)H-dependent flavin oxidoreductase — MSFSNSITELFGIQYPIVQAGMIWTSGWRLAAAVSNAGGLGIIGSGSMYPAVLRQHIQQCKAATDKPFGVNVPLLYKDIDAHIQTIINEGVKIVFTSAGNPKTFTALLKQHHIKVVHVVSSSIFAKKAADAGCDAVVAEGFEAGGHNGREETTSMVLIPAVKAVVNIPVIAAGGIATGRQMLAAMVLGAAGVQVGTRFVCSEEASAHVSFKEAVLAAKEGDTMLSMKKLVPVRLLKNGFFTAVQQAEYAGATAEALQTLLGRARAKRGMFEGDMAEGELEIGQVSALVNTIEPAADIVKGIWTEFSAALQNPLQ; from the coding sequence ATGTCGTTTTCAAACAGTATAACTGAATTATTCGGTATTCAATACCCCATAGTCCAGGCAGGTATGATCTGGACAAGCGGCTGGCGACTGGCTGCTGCAGTAAGCAATGCCGGTGGGCTTGGTATAATAGGCAGCGGCAGTATGTACCCCGCTGTGCTGCGCCAACATATTCAGCAATGCAAAGCTGCAACAGATAAGCCTTTTGGTGTAAATGTGCCATTGTTGTACAAAGACATAGATGCGCATATACAAACCATTATTAACGAAGGAGTGAAAATTGTATTTACATCTGCAGGTAACCCCAAAACATTTACTGCTTTGCTTAAGCAGCACCATATAAAAGTTGTGCACGTGGTAAGCAGTAGCATTTTTGCGAAGAAAGCCGCCGATGCAGGTTGCGATGCGGTGGTGGCAGAAGGCTTTGAAGCAGGTGGCCACAATGGCCGCGAAGAAACAACTTCAATGGTATTAATACCTGCTGTAAAAGCTGTAGTAAATATACCCGTTATAGCAGCGGGCGGCATTGCCACCGGCAGGCAAATGCTGGCGGCAATGGTATTGGGTGCAGCGGGTGTGCAGGTAGGCACCCGCTTTGTTTGCAGTGAAGAAGCATCGGCCCATGTAAGTTTTAAAGAAGCCGTGCTTGCGGCAAAGGAGGGAGATACAATGCTCAGTATGAAAAAGCTGGTACCGGTACGGTTGCTGAAGAACGGGTTTTTCACCGCCGTACAACAGGCCGAGTATGCAGGCGCAACCGCAGAAGCACTGCAAACATTACTGGGCCGGGCAAGAGCCAAAAGAGGAATGTTTGAGGGAGACATGGCAGAAGGTGAGCTGGAGATAGGGCAGGTGAGTGCATTGGTCAATACTATTGAGCCTGCGGCCGATATTGTTAAAGGTATCTGGACAGAATTTTCGGCGGCACTGCAAAATCCTTTGCAGTAA
- a CDS encoding NUDIX hydrolase: protein MVEFKSVNEFRLKGGKYFMPCISIDCVIFGFHAGQLKVLLLTIANYSSCGLPAGFIYKEEHIDASAKRILLERTGLSDIFLQQFYIFGDPKRCDENITKAVFEKAGITAPADNWLLQRFLTIGYYALVDFEKVNAKPDYFSETCEWYDIDNLPPLAMDHAQIVQKALLTLRTHLRYEPVGYNLLPAKFTMPELQSLYETILGQKLDRRNFQRKMLSYGILKKLKEQRKGVAHKAPYLYSFDLRKYHKALEEGFQSAW, encoded by the coding sequence ATGGTTGAATTTAAGTCGGTTAACGAGTTCAGGCTTAAAGGTGGAAAATACTTCATGCCCTGCATTTCCATAGACTGTGTAATTTTTGGTTTTCATGCCGGCCAGTTAAAAGTATTACTGCTCACCATTGCCAATTATTCCAGTTGTGGCCTGCCTGCCGGCTTTATTTACAAAGAGGAACACATTGACGCTTCGGCCAAACGCATCTTACTGGAACGAACAGGGCTGAGTGATATTTTCCTGCAGCAGTTCTACATATTCGGAGATCCCAAGCGGTGCGATGAGAATATTACCAAAGCTGTTTTTGAAAAGGCCGGTATAACGGCGCCTGCCGATAACTGGTTACTACAAAGGTTTCTCACGATTGGCTATTATGCGCTGGTAGATTTTGAAAAGGTCAATGCCAAACCCGATTATTTTTCCGAAACATGCGAATGGTACGATATAGACAACCTGCCACCGCTGGCAATGGATCATGCGCAGATTGTGCAAAAAGCACTGCTTACATTGAGAACCCACCTGAGGTACGAACCCGTTGGCTATAACCTGCTGCCGGCAAAGTTTACCATGCCCGAACTGCAAAGCCTTTATGAAACGATTTTAGGCCAGAAACTTGACCGCAGAAATTTTCAGCGCAAAATGCTTTCTTATGGGATCTTAAAAAAACTAAAGGAGCAGCGTAAAGGTGTTGCGCACAAAGCGCCCTATCTCTATTCTTTCGATCTGCGCAAGTACCACAAAGCACTGGAAGAGGGTTTTCAAAGCGCCTGGTAA
- a CDS encoding carboxypeptidase-like regulatory domain-containing protein, translated as MKNILICFLLLFSTNIALATGAKDCSNCIFTGTVVDAVTKKPVTDVMVIARGIESGDEQKFTTDQNGQYKIPTLPAGTYIIRFEKHSYKACEKKNLSVKKNTTGIKINIELMYDEEEQEEDHHNWLPKYNIL; from the coding sequence ATGAAAAACATACTCATTTGTTTTCTTTTGCTGTTTTCAACCAACATTGCGCTGGCAACGGGTGCAAAAGATTGTTCAAACTGCATTTTTACGGGCACGGTGGTAGACGCTGTTACAAAAAAGCCAGTTACCGACGTTATGGTCATTGCCCGTGGCATTGAATCAGGAGACGAACAAAAATTTACCACAGATCAGAATGGTCAATACAAAATACCAACACTCCCTGCCGGCACCTATATCATTCGTTTTGAAAAGCATAGCTATAAGGCCTGCGAAAAGAAAAACCTTTCGGTAAAGAAAAACACTACCGGTATAAAGATCAATATAGAGCTGATGTATGATGAGGAAGAGCAGGAAGAAGATCATCACAACTGGTTACCAAAATATAATATTCTGTAA